Proteins from a genomic interval of Microbacterium imperiale:
- a CDS encoding DapH/DapD/GlmU-related protein, translating into MGERRQLAGFSGRGYDKGRGPGWQAAWQLASAIAVMPWFVPVRVRVAVLRAFGARIGRGVNLRSGVRVHWPWKLEIGDDTWIGERAWILNLEPVTIGSDVCISQGAMLCTGSHDHRSRTFEFDNAPIVVEDGAWVAARATVLRGVRVGADALVGATALVVRDVPAGATVLAPAAVVRS; encoded by the coding sequence ATGGGGGAACGGCGACAGCTCGCTGGCTTCAGCGGCAGGGGATATGACAAGGGCCGCGGGCCCGGCTGGCAGGCGGCGTGGCAGCTCGCCTCGGCGATCGCGGTGATGCCGTGGTTCGTCCCGGTGCGCGTGCGCGTCGCGGTGCTGCGCGCGTTCGGCGCGCGCATCGGGCGCGGCGTGAACCTGCGCTCCGGCGTGCGGGTGCACTGGCCCTGGAAGCTCGAGATCGGCGACGACACGTGGATCGGCGAGCGCGCCTGGATCCTGAACCTCGAGCCGGTCACGATCGGCAGCGACGTGTGCATCTCGCAGGGGGCGATGCTGTGCACCGGGAGTCATGACCACCGGTCCCGCACGTTCGAGTTCGACAACGCTCCGATCGTCGTCGAGGACGGCGCCTGGGTCGCCGCACGCGCAACGGTCCTGCGGGGCGTCCGCGTCGGTGCCGATGCGCTGGTGGGGGCCACGGCTCTCGTCGTGCGCGACGTGCCCGCGGGCGCGACGGTGCTCGCCCCGGCCGCGGTCGTCCGTTCGTGA
- a CDS encoding SGNH/GDSL hydrolase family protein produces the protein MSGVPRWSRPARRPGGGGWWQRDWGGMPLWGVALSAAAIGALLVGGPALRPSTAAEETASPIVVFLGDSYTAGVGASDPSLSWASRVGEAEGWRVRNLARGGTGYASRVTGEGAPGACGRAECPPFVEMAREGAALIPDIVVVSGGRNDIGDAPVDAEVEAFFEAVATAYPGSRIYVTDVLWHGRAPDAVRRLSRVVQRDAQAIGATWLDIGQPLAGGDGLLAPDGIHPNDAGHEAIARAVIAALD, from the coding sequence GTGTCCGGGGTTCCCCGGTGGTCCCGTCCGGCGCGACGACCGGGCGGGGGCGGCTGGTGGCAGCGGGACTGGGGCGGGATGCCGCTGTGGGGCGTTGCGCTCTCGGCTGCCGCCATCGGCGCGTTGCTCGTCGGCGGCCCGGCGTTGCGGCCGAGCACCGCGGCCGAGGAAACGGCCTCGCCGATCGTGGTGTTCCTCGGCGACTCGTACACCGCCGGTGTCGGGGCATCGGACCCGTCGTTGAGCTGGGCGAGCCGCGTCGGCGAGGCGGAGGGGTGGCGGGTGCGCAACCTCGCCCGGGGCGGCACGGGGTATGCCTCGAGGGTGACCGGAGAAGGGGCACCAGGGGCCTGTGGGCGCGCGGAATGTCCCCCGTTCGTCGAGATGGCGCGCGAGGGTGCGGCGCTCATCCCCGACATCGTCGTGGTGTCCGGCGGACGCAACGACATCGGTGACGCACCCGTGGACGCGGAAGTCGAGGCGTTCTTCGAGGCCGTGGCGACGGCGTATCCCGGCAGCCGGATCTACGTCACCGACGTGCTCTGGCATGGTCGCGCGCCGGACGCGGTGAGGCGCCTGTCGCGCGTCGTCCAGCGCGACGCCCAGGCGATCGGCGCCACGTGGCTCGACATCGGTCAGCCGCTGGCGGGCGGTGACGGGTTGCTCGCCCCCGACGGCATCCATCCCAATGACGCTGGACACGAGGCGATCGCCCGAGCCGTCATCGCGGCCCTCGACTGA
- a CDS encoding acyltransferase, with product MPETFRDLVRLALWLLPASRWKNALLRRVGHRIHPTAQARASLVWRVAAFEMGPGSSFGSANVVKNMREIRLGRDALLGRWNLISSHPLFVRHLPGGGALTLGDHAKVTSRHQLDCSGSVTLGAFASIAGHQSRVMSHSVDLERDAQAAFPVVIGERSFVGTRVLILGGAVLPPRSVLGAGSVLTRARGVPEAGLWAGVPAKRRGEVSGAWFDRRETSTHDLWIPQTGEIVRTR from the coding sequence ATGCCTGAGACGTTCCGGGATCTGGTGCGGCTCGCGCTGTGGCTGCTGCCGGCGAGTCGCTGGAAAAATGCGCTGCTGCGCCGCGTCGGCCACCGCATCCACCCCACCGCGCAGGCCCGGGCGAGCCTCGTGTGGCGGGTGGCGGCTTTCGAGATGGGCCCGGGTTCGTCCTTCGGGTCCGCCAACGTCGTGAAGAACATGCGTGAGATCCGATTGGGGCGCGACGCACTGCTCGGACGATGGAACCTCATCTCGTCGCATCCGTTGTTCGTTCGGCACCTTCCCGGTGGCGGGGCCCTCACCCTGGGCGATCACGCCAAGGTCACGAGCCGTCACCAGCTCGACTGCTCGGGGTCGGTGACCCTCGGAGCCTTCGCCTCGATCGCGGGACACCAGAGTCGCGTCATGTCGCACAGCGTGGACCTCGAGCGCGACGCGCAGGCCGCGTTCCCCGTCGTCATTGGTGAGCGGTCGTTCGTCGGCACCCGCGTGCTGATCCTCGGTGGGGCCGTGCTCCCGCCGCGCTCCGTCCTGGGGGCGGGGTCGGTCCTCACCCGGGCGCGGGGCGTGCCCGAAGCCGGCCTGTGGGCGGGGGTGCCGGCCAAACGTCGCGGCGAGGTGTCGGGCGCCTGGTTCGACCGCCGGGAGACCTCGACCCACGACCTGTGGATCCCGCAGACGGGCGAGATCGTGAGGACGCGGTGA
- a CDS encoding polysaccharide biosynthesis tyrosine autokinase, with amino-acid sequence MESNRVLRVIRYHWMTVIVLMALGAAGALAYAWSVPREYTARADVFVAVTGSSTTGELAQSSNFSQQQARNLSTVATREIVLAPVIDELGLEDSTVQLRARVSTAVPLNTSMISISAVDPSPREAARIANLVAAELAEVVPTLSPQVDGSSPIRLRVIENAVPPNLPSAPQTPMLVILGALGGLVVAAVVVLLRLMFGTRVRTVEQAQETVGAAVIGTVSADRTADRAPLALVTAPHSLRAEDYRRLRGNLRFVQASQEHRVFVFTSSVPSEGKSTTAANAAVALAATGASVCLVEADLRRPSLSRILDLPPDLGFTNVIAGEATLDDALVAWGPDRLHVLLAGPVPPNPSELLESDRALDVLESLRAAHDIVLIDAPPVHPVADAAVLARLFGGVVLVVGAGRARERDVRRAVARLTSVGATIHGIVLNLARPSRADRRSYATYAVAPDAGRPARVNRGTTPRSGPGTSTAAHERPAADGLREEPSTAGRR; translated from the coding sequence ATGGAGTCCAACCGTGTTCTGCGGGTGATTCGCTATCACTGGATGACGGTGATCGTACTGATGGCGTTGGGCGCCGCGGGCGCGCTCGCTTATGCGTGGTCGGTGCCACGGGAGTACACCGCCCGCGCCGACGTGTTCGTCGCGGTGACCGGCAGCTCGACGACGGGCGAGCTGGCTCAGAGCAGCAACTTCTCGCAGCAGCAGGCACGCAACCTCAGCACCGTCGCGACTCGCGAGATCGTGCTGGCGCCGGTCATCGACGAGCTGGGGCTGGAGGATTCCACCGTGCAGCTTCGCGCGCGGGTGTCGACCGCGGTTCCCCTGAACACGTCGATGATCTCGATCTCCGCCGTCGACCCGTCTCCCCGCGAAGCGGCCCGCATCGCGAATCTCGTCGCGGCCGAGCTCGCCGAGGTCGTCCCGACGCTCTCTCCGCAGGTCGACGGCAGCTCGCCCATCCGCCTGCGCGTGATCGAGAACGCCGTGCCCCCGAACCTGCCCTCTGCACCGCAGACGCCGATGCTCGTCATCCTCGGAGCGCTCGGCGGTCTCGTGGTGGCGGCGGTCGTCGTGCTGCTGCGCCTGATGTTCGGCACACGCGTCCGCACGGTCGAGCAGGCCCAGGAGACCGTCGGAGCCGCCGTGATCGGAACGGTGAGCGCCGACCGCACCGCGGACCGGGCACCACTGGCCCTCGTCACCGCGCCGCACTCGTTGCGCGCGGAGGACTATCGCCGGCTGCGCGGCAACCTGCGTTTCGTGCAGGCCTCGCAGGAGCACCGGGTGTTCGTGTTCACCTCGTCCGTTCCGAGCGAGGGCAAGAGCACGACGGCCGCCAACGCCGCCGTCGCGCTCGCCGCCACCGGCGCCTCGGTGTGCCTCGTCGAGGCGGACCTGCGGCGTCCGAGCCTGAGCCGCATCCTGGACCTGCCGCCCGACCTCGGTTTCACCAACGTCATCGCGGGTGAAGCGACGCTCGACGACGCGCTCGTGGCGTGGGGGCCGGACCGGCTGCACGTGCTGCTGGCGGGCCCGGTGCCGCCTAACCCGTCGGAGCTGCTCGAGTCCGATCGAGCCCTCGACGTCCTTGAGAGCCTGCGCGCAGCCCACGACATCGTGCTGATCGACGCTCCCCCGGTGCATCCCGTCGCCGACGCCGCCGTCCTCGCGCGCCTGTTCGGCGGGGTCGTGCTGGTGGTCGGCGCCGGCCGCGCCCGAGAGCGGGACGTTCGACGCGCCGTCGCGCGGTTGACCTCGGTGGGCGCCACCATCCACGGCATCGTGCTGAATCTCGCGCGCCCGTCGCGCGCGGATCGACGCAGCTACGCGACCTACGCCGTCGCTCCCGACGCGGGCCGCCCGGCACGCGTCAACCGCGGAACCACCCCCCGCTCCGGGCCCGGTACGTCGACTGCTGCACACGAGCGCCCCGCGGCCGACGGGCTCCGAGAGGAACCGTCGACCGCGGGGCGGCGGTGA
- a CDS encoding CDP-alcohol phosphatidyltransferase family protein, with protein MNRPLGRVFAAAAAAAGIGPNAVTAVSALATVAGLVVIAAVPVTIASGVGAAALLVVGFALDAADGQVARLTGASSRAGEWLDHVVDAGKMVGVHAAVLIGFTGSGRSGGPWLLLPLGYALVAVVLFVGLTLYSLLAPPSGPTPPPSTLRAVLLLPADYGILAVAFVLWGVPDLFIGVYAALLLATTGITALLARKWFRSLAGGSPASA; from the coding sequence GTGAACCGCCCGCTCGGGCGCGTGTTCGCGGCGGCGGCGGCCGCGGCGGGGATCGGGCCGAACGCCGTGACCGCGGTGTCGGCCCTCGCCACGGTGGCCGGGCTGGTGGTCATCGCCGCCGTTCCGGTGACCATCGCGAGCGGCGTCGGGGCGGCCGCGCTTCTCGTCGTCGGTTTCGCCCTGGACGCCGCCGACGGTCAGGTCGCCCGCCTCACCGGCGCGTCGTCGCGCGCCGGTGAATGGCTGGATCACGTGGTCGACGCCGGCAAGATGGTCGGCGTGCACGCGGCCGTGCTCATCGGCTTCACCGGCAGCGGTCGCTCGGGCGGACCCTGGCTGCTCCTCCCCCTCGGATACGCCCTGGTCGCCGTCGTGCTCTTCGTGGGTCTGACGCTGTACTCGCTGCTCGCACCGCCGTCCGGCCCGACTCCGCCGCCGTCGACGCTGCGTGCCGTGCTCCTGCTGCCCGCCGACTACGGCATCCTCGCCGTCGCATTCGTCCTGTGGGGCGTGCCCGACCTGTTCATCGGGGTCTACGCCGCCCTGCTGCTCGCCACCACCGGGATCACCGCACTGCTCGCGCGCAAGTGGTTCCGCTCGCTGGCCGGCGGATCGCCGGCTTCCGCGTGA
- a CDS encoding GDP-L-fucose synthase family protein — MSDDLAFVPSRLDRHAPFYVAGHRGLAGSAVVRRLASEGFDRIVTRSSSELDLTERQDVFRFFREQRPRYVVLAAAKVGGILANSTYPVDFLSVNLRIQANVMDAAAETGVERLVFLGSSCIYPKLAAQPLREDSLLTGHLEPTNDAYAIAKIAGILHAQSVRRQYGLPWISVMPTNLYGPNDNFSPLGSHVLPALIRRYDEAAASGSAVVTNWGSGNPRREFMHVDDLASSIVHLMEHYDGASHVNVGTGRDLTIREVAEMIAELVGYRGETRWDTSQPDGTPQKLLDISLLRSTGWTPGIGLRGGLARTIAWYRRTDAELRVA, encoded by the coding sequence GTGAGCGACGATCTCGCCTTCGTCCCGAGCCGCCTCGACCGACACGCGCCGTTCTACGTCGCAGGTCATCGCGGTCTCGCCGGCAGCGCCGTCGTGCGCCGCCTGGCATCGGAGGGCTTCGACCGCATCGTGACCCGGAGCTCCTCCGAGCTCGACCTGACCGAACGCCAGGATGTCTTCCGGTTCTTCCGGGAGCAGCGGCCACGCTACGTCGTGCTGGCGGCGGCGAAGGTCGGCGGCATCCTGGCCAACAGCACCTACCCCGTCGACTTCCTCAGCGTCAACCTCCGTATCCAGGCGAACGTCATGGACGCGGCGGCGGAGACGGGCGTCGAACGGCTGGTGTTCCTCGGCTCGTCGTGCATCTATCCGAAGCTCGCCGCTCAGCCCCTACGCGAAGACAGCCTGCTGACCGGTCACCTCGAACCGACCAACGACGCCTACGCGATCGCGAAGATCGCCGGCATCCTGCATGCCCAATCGGTGCGCCGCCAGTACGGGCTGCCCTGGATCTCGGTCATGCCGACCAACCTCTACGGGCCGAACGACAACTTCTCGCCGCTCGGATCGCATGTGCTGCCGGCACTCATCCGCCGGTACGACGAGGCGGCCGCATCGGGCAGCGCCGTCGTGACCAACTGGGGGTCGGGCAACCCGCGGCGGGAGTTCATGCACGTCGACGACCTGGCCTCGTCCATCGTGCACCTGATGGAGCACTACGACGGCGCCTCGCACGTCAACGTCGGAACCGGTCGGGACCTGACCATCCGGGAGGTCGCCGAGATGATCGCCGAGCTCGTCGGCTATCGCGGCGAGACGCGCTGGGACACCTCTCAGCCCGACGGCACACCGCAGAAGCTGCTCGACATCTCCCTGCTGCGCTCGACCGGATGGACGCCGGGCATCGGGCTACGCGGGGGGTTGGCCCGCACGATCGCGTGGTACCGGCGCACCGACGCCGAACTCCGCGTCGCCTGA
- a CDS encoding glycosyltransferase, whose protein sequence is MTLVSPHGEYGGPVRVALNQLAALRDLGHDVVLAGAARGYDVIPSEVDGIPARLFPARTVIPGIGFAGVGSPALLRSLRRHVGEFDVVHVHAARDLVTLPAARIAQARGVATVLQTHGMIDETAHPLAVPLDAALTRPALTAARAVTYLTERERSSLEEVGRGRAHLIALPNGVPEAPFAEPTAPELLYLARLAPRKRPRQFVEAAARLAPEFPGARFTLVGPDEGEGAAVRAAIDTSGYSDRIRWEGALEPARTGERMRQASGYVLPAVDEPYPMSVLEAMSAGLPVVVTDTCGLAPAVRSADAGFVTDGELGAVVAAMRRLLEDPVGARERGERGRALTRERFTMPAIAERLVELYAR, encoded by the coding sequence GTGACCCTGGTCAGCCCGCACGGCGAGTACGGCGGGCCGGTGCGGGTAGCCCTGAACCAGCTCGCGGCGCTGCGCGACCTCGGTCACGACGTGGTCCTCGCCGGCGCGGCACGGGGCTACGACGTCATCCCGTCCGAGGTCGACGGCATCCCCGCCCGGCTGTTCCCCGCGCGCACCGTGATTCCGGGTATCGGATTCGCCGGGGTCGGCTCTCCCGCTCTGCTGCGCTCGCTGCGACGGCATGTCGGCGAGTTCGACGTCGTGCACGTGCACGCCGCGCGCGACCTCGTCACGCTGCCGGCGGCGCGTATCGCGCAGGCTCGCGGCGTCGCGACCGTGCTGCAGACGCACGGCATGATCGACGAGACCGCCCACCCGCTCGCCGTCCCCCTCGACGCGGCCCTGACCCGCCCGGCGCTCACCGCCGCGCGAGCGGTCACCTACCTGACCGAGCGCGAACGGTCGTCGCTCGAGGAGGTCGGGCGGGGCCGCGCGCACCTGATCGCTCTGCCCAACGGTGTTCCCGAGGCGCCCTTCGCCGAGCCGACGGCGCCCGAGCTGCTCTACCTCGCCCGGCTCGCACCGCGCAAACGCCCCCGGCAGTTCGTCGAAGCCGCGGCGCGCCTCGCGCCGGAATTCCCCGGTGCGCGCTTCACCCTCGTGGGACCCGACGAGGGTGAAGGCGCTGCCGTCCGAGCCGCGATCGACACCTCGGGCTATAGCGACCGGATCCGCTGGGAGGGAGCCCTGGAGCCCGCCCGGACCGGGGAACGGATGCGGCAGGCGAGCGGTTACGTGTTGCCCGCGGTCGACGAGCCCTACCCGATGTCGGTGCTCGAGGCGATGTCGGCGGGGCTGCCCGTCGTCGTCACCGACACCTGCGGGCTGGCCCCGGCGGTTCGCTCCGCCGACGCCGGGTTTGTCACCGACGGCGAACTCGGCGCCGTCGTCGCGGCGATGCGCCGGCTGCTCGAGGATCCGGTCGGGGCACGGGAACGCGGCGAACGCGGCCGCGCCCTCACCCGCGAGCGCTTCACCATGCCCGCGATCGCGGAGAGGCTCGTCGAGCTCTACGCCCGGTGA
- the gmd gene encoding GDP-mannose 4,6-dehydratase — protein MKRAFITGITGQDGSYLAELLLAKGYEVHGLVRRASTFNTSRIDHLYVDPHEVGARLFLHYGDLSDGVRMTTLLAQIQPDEVYNLGAQSHVRVSFDEPEHTADTTGTGSVRLLDAVRMAGIQTRFYQASSSELYGATPPPQNESTPFYPRSPYAAAKLYSYWITKNYREAYDMFAVNGILFNHESPRRGETFVTRKITRAVAAIALGTQDHVYLGNIDAVRDWGYAAEYVEGMWRMLQADEPEDFVLATGIGITVRDFLEAAFGHVGLDWRRHVRFDERYLRPTEVDALIGDPSKAEEKLGWKATVGPLELARIMVDADIRALEFAGRPWIDTVALSGWAA, from the coding sequence ATGAAGCGTGCATTCATCACCGGTATCACGGGCCAGGACGGTTCCTACCTCGCCGAGCTGCTGCTCGCGAAGGGGTACGAGGTCCACGGCCTGGTCCGCCGAGCGTCGACGTTCAACACGTCGCGCATCGATCACCTGTACGTCGATCCGCACGAGGTCGGGGCACGGCTGTTCCTGCACTACGGCGACCTGAGCGACGGCGTCCGCATGACGACGCTGCTCGCGCAGATCCAGCCCGACGAGGTGTACAACCTCGGCGCCCAGTCGCACGTGCGGGTCTCGTTCGACGAGCCGGAGCACACCGCCGACACCACCGGCACCGGATCGGTGCGACTGCTCGATGCCGTCCGCATGGCCGGCATCCAGACCCGGTTCTACCAGGCCTCCTCGTCGGAGCTGTACGGGGCCACTCCCCCGCCGCAGAACGAGAGCACGCCCTTTTACCCGCGTTCGCCGTACGCCGCGGCGAAGCTGTACAGCTACTGGATCACCAAGAACTACCGCGAGGCGTACGACATGTTCGCCGTCAACGGCATCCTGTTCAACCACGAATCGCCGCGACGCGGTGAGACGTTCGTGACCCGCAAGATCACGCGGGCCGTCGCAGCGATCGCGTTGGGGACACAGGATCACGTGTACCTCGGCAACATCGACGCCGTGCGCGACTGGGGGTACGCCGCCGAATACGTCGAGGGCATGTGGCGGATGCTGCAGGCCGACGAGCCCGAGGACTTCGTGCTCGCGACCGGCATCGGCATCACGGTGCGCGATTTCCTCGAGGCCGCGTTCGGGCACGTCGGCCTTGATTGGCGACGCCACGTCCGCTTCGACGAGCGCTACCTGCGTCCGACCGAGGTGGACGCCCTGATCGGGGACCCGAGCAAGGCCGAGGAGAAACTCGGCTGGAAGGCCACCGTCGGGCCCCTCGAGTTGGCGCGCATCATGGTCGACGCCGACATCCGCGCCCTGGAGTTCGCGGGTCGGCCGTGGATCGACACCGTCGCCCTCTCGGGCTGGGCCGCGTGA
- a CDS encoding endo-1,3-alpha-glucanase family glycosylhydrolase — protein sequence MKPANHSSRTAPPRRSARVVVAALSALAVVVGAAASAQAADDIAPQATAPSTVTVTVAPSDLATVSSRTPQTVLKTEALSVTSTQDRSYARFTLPADVDTTQPVSASLSVMVRHSTATASGVDVYAESGVWSGSTLTYANRPAETGVRLAQSTSTARTGSALTFALGDVARTAVGGQLSLRLMYRQKHVSTTFVRTGDTAPALTITYTRKPAAAPTTPPSAPAPPSQPAPPPTVDSPRKVFAHYFPPYPLSIDNKPAASDYYARNYLSPDGEGGRHARYGGLLRDRPLAVAPASSLSWRLDNLRREVAQAKSAGIDGFTVNIMSLSGTNWEATKNLFAAAEREGGFVVVPMIDASASVAAADPATVADRLAELYRSKAAFRAGDRMLLSSFAAERRSVDWWSRIIDRLKRVHGVPVTFQAVFLNASDANMSAFRGIADGYGNWGVRTQWHTANGPDYAARAAALGKTWMAPVSVQDYRPRAGVFAESGNTDNLRASWRRAIDDGAEYVQLVTWNDYSESTQFAPSADHGDTFLDISRPYLDWFHSGTQPKVAQDQAFLVHRTQAVGARPSLSHLLATPTLGGTSATPTDEVEAVVYLTAPATLTVTVGDTATRFEAPAGRSVYTVPLRAGSVSASIDRAGSRVISLTSPYRVVGTPPVQDLSYYGVSSVR from the coding sequence ATGAAACCCGCCAATCACAGTTCCCGAACCGCGCCCCCACGACGATCGGCGCGAGTCGTCGTCGCCGCCCTGTCCGCGCTCGCGGTCGTCGTCGGTGCAGCCGCATCGGCCCAGGCCGCCGACGACATCGCGCCCCAGGCGACGGCGCCGAGCACAGTGACGGTGACGGTCGCACCCAGCGATCTCGCGACCGTCTCGTCGCGAACACCCCAGACAGTCCTGAAGACCGAGGCGCTCAGCGTGACGTCCACGCAGGACCGCAGCTACGCGCGCTTCACGCTGCCGGCGGACGTCGACACCACGCAGCCCGTCTCCGCGTCGCTGTCGGTGATGGTGCGCCACTCGACGGCGACCGCGAGCGGCGTAGACGTCTACGCGGAAAGCGGTGTTTGGTCGGGGTCGACGCTGACGTACGCGAACCGCCCCGCCGAGACCGGAGTCCGGCTCGCGCAGTCGACCAGCACGGCGCGCACCGGCTCGGCGCTGACGTTCGCGCTCGGCGACGTCGCGCGGACGGCCGTCGGAGGCCAGCTCTCGCTCCGGCTCATGTACCGGCAGAAGCACGTCTCCACGACGTTCGTCCGTACCGGCGACACGGCACCGGCGCTGACGATCACCTACACGCGCAAGCCTGCTGCGGCGCCCACGACGCCGCCGAGCGCACCCGCACCCCCGAGTCAGCCCGCGCCGCCGCCGACGGTCGACAGTCCGCGGAAGGTATTCGCCCACTACTTCCCGCCGTACCCGCTCTCGATCGACAACAAGCCCGCGGCGAGCGACTACTACGCACGCAACTACCTGAGCCCCGACGGCGAGGGCGGCAGGCACGCTCGATACGGCGGGCTGCTGCGCGACCGGCCGCTCGCCGTCGCGCCCGCGAGCTCGTTGTCGTGGCGGCTCGACAACCTGCGGCGTGAGGTCGCGCAGGCGAAGAGTGCCGGTATCGACGGCTTCACCGTGAACATCATGAGCCTGAGCGGGACCAACTGGGAGGCGACGAAGAACCTGTTCGCCGCCGCGGAACGTGAGGGCGGGTTCGTCGTGGTCCCGATGATCGACGCGTCCGCTTCAGTGGCCGCCGCCGATCCCGCGACCGTGGCCGACCGTCTTGCGGAGCTCTACCGGTCGAAGGCGGCGTTCCGAGCGGGCGACCGGATGCTGCTGTCGTCGTTCGCCGCCGAGAGACGCAGCGTCGACTGGTGGTCGCGCATCATCGACCGGTTGAAGCGCGTGCACGGCGTGCCTGTCACGTTCCAGGCCGTGTTCCTCAACGCCTCGGACGCCAACATGTCCGCCTTCCGCGGGATCGCCGACGGTTACGGGAACTGGGGCGTGCGGACGCAGTGGCACACCGCCAACGGTCCTGACTACGCCGCGCGCGCCGCAGCCTTGGGGAAGACGTGGATGGCTCCCGTCTCGGTACAGGACTACCGGCCGCGCGCGGGAGTATTCGCGGAGTCCGGCAACACCGACAACCTGCGGGCCTCGTGGCGGCGCGCGATCGACGACGGCGCCGAGTACGTGCAGCTGGTGACGTGGAACGACTACAGCGAGAGCACGCAGTTCGCGCCGTCGGCCGACCACGGCGACACGTTCCTGGACATCAGCCGGCCCTACCTTGACTGGTTCCACAGCGGCACGCAGCCCAAGGTGGCTCAGGACCAGGCCTTCCTCGTGCACCGCACGCAGGCGGTCGGTGCCCGACCGAGCCTCAGCCACCTGCTGGCCACGCCGACGCTCGGGGGAACCTCCGCCACTCCGACCGACGAGGTGGAGGCCGTCGTTTACCTCACCGCTCCGGCGACCCTCACGGTCACGGTCGGCGACACGGCGACCCGATTCGAGGCCCCGGCGGGTCGGTCGGTGTACACGGTGCCGCTGCGGGCCGGCTCGGTGTCGGCGAGCATCGACCGCGCCGGCTCACGGGTGATCTCGCTGACCTCCCCGTACCGGGTCGTCGGAACCCCACCGGTGCAGGATCTCAGCTACTACGGAGTGAGCAGCGTCCGCTGA